The region TATTTTTGGAGATATTGCTCCTACATCTTTGTGAGTTTCTAAAAATTCTACAGTATTTTTTAGAAAGTCATAGTCTAGTATAATATCTTGATTTAAGCAAAAAATATAATCAGAATTTGACCAAGATATTAATTTGTTATGTCCTTTTGCAAAACCTATATTTTCTTTGAGTGTTACTACTTTGAATTGTGGATAATGTTCTTTTAGATAACTTAAGGAATTATCTGATGAACCATTATCTAAAATATTTAATTCCCAATCTGTGAAAGTTTGGTATTTTATAGATTCTATACAATACGGAAGGTACTTTGCTCCATTCCATATTACTAAATTTATGCTGATTTTTGCCATTTTAATTTATCTTGTATTGATATTATTAGTATTATTAAGCTTATTCCAAGTGGATGGTCTAAGTATGGTGAAAATATATTAGTAAAGCATACAGTCATTAATCCAATCACAAGACCCAAGGTTAATAGATATTTTTCATTCATTTTTTTGTTTGCAAGATTTAGCTTAACAAAATCAAAGAGTATTTTCAAGATTATGTACGAATAAGCTATTAGACCTAAAATTCCGAATTTTAGCCAAATACTGAGCCAACCCCATTCAAAACTGTATGTGGTAATAAAACCGCTTGGGTTTTCGTCTGTTTTGTTTCTTGGATCCTGGGAAAAATATGTTATTTCATAAGATAATCCATGTCCTAGAATAGGACTTTTTTTTATAGCATCTGTCATGTGTGGCAATAATTCTAGTCTTGAATTACTTGCTGCTTCTCCTTGCGTTAGTCTTTCGCTTAATAGATTGTTTAACTTTGTAGAAGTATAGGGTATTTTTGTAAGAGCAAATATTACGAGAAGACTAAAAATAAACATAAATGCAAACTTTGAGTACATGATAAATATTTTTTTGAATTCTATTTTTTTTGCTATAAGCCAAAATAAAAATAATATTCCCCCTACTAATAATCCAACCCAATAACTTCTCGAAAAACTAATTATTATAGCTATGAGATTGAGTATTCCAGCTGTAAATAATATTTTGTTTTCTTTTATTTTGTTGTAGGCTATAAAAACAGATGTTATTGAAAATGATATCAGTAGATATATTTGGCTTTGTGAAAATATTCTATAAAAATTATCATTTACTCTTGTTATTTCAAATATTCTCAAATCTCTTAACCATTTGTATAATGTAGCAAGATCAAATCCAGCAAAGTGATGAGAAAATATATAAAAAATTATTATTGTCTTTAGGGAAAAGAAAATGGTTGCTGTGAGTAATATTACAAATGTTTTTCTAAGTCCTATACGATTCATTATAATATTATAAAATACTGGAAGTATTAATATAAACAGATATCCATTTAAATCTAAAAATATATTTTGAATTGGTCTTTTATAAATTAATGCAAGAATTGTTCCCCATAAAAGCATAATAATAAAAATACAAAAACTAATTGTAGTTGATTTACTTTTGAATAATTTAGTTTTGTTTTTTAGTAGATATATTATTCCTGCTATAAATGATATTGCAAATATCATCATTCTAAGGGATATATCAAATCCAGCAATATTTAGGTCTAATAAATGTCCCTGAGAACCTACAATAAGTTCTACAAAGCTTATATATATTGCATATTCAATATTTTTTATAATAAAATATGATATCAGTAGAGATGTTATTATAAATACAAAATTTTCAATACTACTTATTTCATGAGTAATAAAAGATACTGTTTCAAATATAAAAAGTATTAGAAATGTTATGCTAAAGTATTTGTTTTTGAAAATA is a window of Patescibacteria group bacterium DNA encoding:
- a CDS encoding O-antigen ligase family protein — its product is MKNIFKNKYFSITFLILFIFETVSFITHEISSIENFVFIITSLLISYFIIKNIEYAIYISFVELIVGSQGHLLDLNIAGFDISLRMMIFAISFIAGIIYLLKNKTKLFKSKSTTISFCIFIIMLLWGTILALIYKRPIQNIFLDLNGYLFILILPVFYNIIMNRIGLRKTFVILLTATIFFSLKTIIIFYIFSHHFAGFDLATLYKWLRDLRIFEITRVNDNFYRIFSQSQIYLLISFSITSVFIAYNKIKENKILFTAGILNLIAIIISFSRSYWVGLLVGGILFLFWLIAKKIEFKKIFIMYSKFAFMFIFSLLVIFALTKIPYTSTKLNNLLSERLTQGEAASNSRLELLPHMTDAIKKSPILGHGLSYEITYFSQDPRNKTDENPSGFITTYSFEWGWLSIWLKFGILGLIAYSYIILKILFDFVKLNLANKKMNEKYLLTLGLVIGLMTVCFTNIFSPYLDHPLGISLIILIISIQDKLKWQKSA